A single window of Laspinema palackyanum D2c DNA harbors:
- a CDS encoding zinc ribbon domain-containing protein → MAYLCNLGNGQQVFVDNQDNQTIVTLSGTVPGQQQQSSSGFYTGKWTALPILYRHAGGFILRIESDRGPHYVQLQGSSMSAIGTTPNLETAEVLPMQTVEPPPAATMEPMKPMEPMKPMEPMKPMEPMKPMKMGDMEMRMNPMEMRMGNMSMNIGESTQSYRQNFCPQCGAPVKENDRFCANCGQRLS, encoded by the coding sequence ATGGCATATTTGTGTAACCTGGGTAATGGCCAGCAGGTTTTTGTTGACAATCAGGACAATCAAACGATTGTGACCCTCAGTGGGACTGTTCCCGGGCAACAGCAGCAATCAAGTAGCGGATTTTACACGGGAAAATGGACCGCCCTCCCGATTTTATATCGCCATGCCGGGGGTTTCATTTTGCGAATAGAAAGCGATCGCGGTCCGCATTATGTGCAGTTGCAAGGGTCCTCCATGAGTGCGATCGGCACGACCCCGAATTTGGAGACGGCTGAAGTGCTACCCATGCAAACCGTAGAACCCCCCCCAGCGGCGACAATGGAACCCATGAAACCAATGGAACCCATGAAACCAATGGAACCCATGAAACCAATGGAACCCATGAAACCCATGAAAATGGGGGATATGGAAATGCGAATGAATCCGATGGAAATGCGGATGGGAAATATGTCCATGAATATAGGAGAATCGACCCAATCTTACCGGCAAAATTTTTGTCCCCAATGCGGTGCGCCGGTGAAAGAAAATGACCGTTTTTGTGCGAATTGCGGTCAGCGCTTATCCTAG